The following are from one region of the Aspergillus chevalieri M1 DNA, chromosome 1, nearly complete sequence genome:
- a CDS encoding putative endoplasmic reticulum DnaJ domain protein Erj5 (COG:O;~EggNog:ENOG410QDG0;~InterPro:IPR001623,IPR036869;~PFAM:PF00226;~SECRETED:SignalP(1-20);~TransMembrane:1 (n8-18c22/23o166-187i)) yields MKLFTLRLALFAVLLVVAVAWTKEDYEIFRLNDEVTATEGHNVTFYDFLGTRPSANQEEINKAYRKRSRLLHPDKVERAFVANASKDKSKAQKQKGGTNVNKGPSRREIEKVVKEATERSSRLNTVANILRGPSRERYDHFLKNGFPKWKGTGYYYSRYRPGLGSVLVGLFLAFGGAAHYAALVLSWKRQREFVDRYIRHARRAAWGDEIGVRGIPGIDSTAPAPTPEGDGEAAAMPMNRRQKRMMDRENKKEKKDPRATSRNNAAAPAAPSTTEPTGERKRVIAENGKVLIVDSVGNVYLEEESEEGERQEFLLDIDEIQRPTFRDTMIFRFPGWFYGKTVGRVLGSRNAEEVVDDDASEEEMSEAAAWAVPETTSASTSNGRSSRRRGKRSQRS; encoded by the exons ATGAAACTCTTCACGCTCCGCCTGGCCCTGTTCGCCGTCCTGCTCGTCGTGGCCGTGGCCTGGACCAAGGAGGACTATGAAATCTTCCGCTTGAACGACGAAGTCACTGCCACGGAAGGACACAATGTCACTTTCTACG ACTTCCTAGGAACCCGCCCCAGCGCCAACCAGGAAGAAATCAACAAAGCCTACCGCAAGAGATCCCGTCTTCTACACCCCGACAAGGTCGAGCGTGCCTTTGTCGCCAATGCTTCCAAGGACAAGTCCAAGGCCCAGAAACAAAAGGGAGGCACCAATGTGAACAAAGGCCCCTCGAGGCGCGAGATCGAGAAAGTCGTCAAGGAAGCCACCGAACGCTCCTCCCGTCTGAACACCGTTGCCAACATCCTCCGAGGCCCCTCCCGTGAACGCTACGACCATTTCCTCAAGAACGGATTTCCCAAGTGGAAGGGTACAGGATACTACTACTCGAGATACCGTCCTGGCTTGGGCTCTGTGCTGGTCGGTCTGTTTTTGGCATTTGGCGGTGCCGCACACTATGCTGCTTTGGTTCTCAGCTGGAAGCGCCAGCGGGAGTTTGTGGACCGGTACATTCGTCATGCGAGACGGGCTGCTTGGGGTGATGAGATAGGCGTGCGTGGAATTCCGGGCATTGACTCCACTGCTCCTGCGCCTACCCCCGAGGGAGACGGTGAGGCAGCTGCCATGCCGATGAACCGCAGACAGAAGCGCATGATGGATCGGGAGaacaagaaggagaagaaggatccGAGGGCAACTTCGCGTAACAACGCCGCTGCACCGGCCGCCCCGTCGACCACCGAGCCCACCGGTGAGCGCAAGCGTGTCATCGCCGAGAATGGCAAGGTGCTCATTGTCGATTCGGTCGGCAATGTCTATCTGGAGGAAGAGAGTGAGGAAGGCGAGCGCCAGGAGTTCCTGCTCGACATTGATGAGATCCAACGTCCTACCTTCCGTGATACCATGATTTTCCGTTTCCCGGGATGGTTCTACGGAAAGACGGTCGGACGAGTCCTTGGAAGCAGAAACGCCGAGGAGGtcgttgatgatgatgccagTGAAGAGGAGATGTCAGAGGCAGCCGCATGGGCTGTCCCAGAGACTACCTCTGCGTCGACCTCTAACGGCAGGTCATCTCGACGAAGGGGGAAGCGGTCACAGAGGTCGTAA
- the ptyA gene encoding putative tyrosine/serine protein phosphatase (COG:S;~EggNog:ENOG410PKQK;~InterPro:IPR000387,IPR029021,IPR026893,IPR016130;~go_function: GO:0004721 - phosphoprotein phosphatase activity [Evidence IEA];~go_function: GO:0004725 - protein tyrosine phosphatase activity [Evidence IEA];~go_function: GO:0016791 - phosphatase activity [Evidence IEA];~go_process: GO:0016311 - dephosphorylation [Evidence IEA]), whose protein sequence is MSDLSSADRPFDNIINFRDVGKSINGLTGRRILKERVLYRSARLDDASERDKRRLSDELHISTVIDLRSVTEHRMAAQKRREQHHLSSSPSPTPEQGQKAEAEAETGPDEQQNLMTDDYTHLDPLPGINRVLISLTGKAWERSLIWRLDWMNFFKVLGLAASGYRTEAVKIVAQEVMAPRGLIGLGQDTLDYSTSEMKEVFNLLAGQHAPASYGSDSENETEDEGEALPLLLHCTQGKDRTGLVILLLLFLTHVPENAISEDYMRSEPELMVEAEERLREIRAMGIPEEYIKCPAGFTRAIRGYLEEKYGGIEGYLEIVGVGRETQKRIKERLLA, encoded by the exons ATGTCAGATTTATCTTCGGCAGACCGCCCCTTTGACAACATTATCAACTTCCGTGATGTGGGGAAGTCGATTAACGGCCTTACGGGGAGGAG GATATTAAAAGAGAGGGTTTTATATCGCAGTGCGAGA CTCGACGACGCCTCCGAACGAGATAAACGCCGATTAAGCGATGAACTGCATATTTCCACGGTTATCGATTTGCGCTCTGT GACGGAACACCGCATGGCCGCCCAAAAGCGGCGCGAACAGCATCACCTCTCTTCATCACCAAGTCCAACCCCAGAACAAGGACAAAAAGCAGAGGCAGAGGCAGAAACAGGACCAGACGAACAACAGAACCTAATGACAGATGACTACACCCACCTCGACCCACTCCCCGGCATCAACCGTGTTCTGATCTCTCTGACTGGAAAGGCATGGGAGAGGTCATTGATTTGGAGATTGGATTGGATGAATTTCTT TAAAGTCCTAGGTCTTGCAGCCTCGGGCTACAGAACCGAAGCCGTGAAAATCGTCGCACAGGAAGTCATGGCTCCGCGGGGCCTTATCGGTCTTGGACAGGATACGTTGGACTACAGTACCTCTGAGATGAAAGAAGTATTCAATTTGCTGGCTGGTCAGCATGCTCCTGCCAGTTACGGCAGTGACAGTGAGAATGAGACCGAGGATGAAGGGGAGGCATTGCCGCTCCTCCTGCACTGCACTCAAGGGAAGGACCGGACGGGTTTGGTCattcttctgctgctgttttTGACGCATGTTCCTGAGAATGCTATTTCCGAGGATTACATGCGTTCTGAGCCTGAGTTGATGGTCGAGGCTGAGGAGCGGCTTAGGGAGATTCGGGCGATGGGGATCCCTGAAGAGTATATTAAATGTCCTGCTGGGTTTACGAGGGCGATCCGCGGGTATCTAGAGGAAAAATATGGAGGTATCGAGGGGTATTTGGAAATCGTAGGCGTCGGGAGGGAGACACAAAAGAGGATCAAGGAAAGGTTACTTGCATAG
- a CDS encoding uncharacterized protein (COG:S;~EggNog:ENOG410PRW1;~TransMembrane:1 (o122-144i)), giving the protein MVWFDKGSTVSSNSNSRSHRRRSPSHRSHSRSNSNMYKHQVPSVHSVPSNYNYAYGSDSNVNAPSTVSGRKSPSVYSGTTAASSTRRRAKPRKGFVKRVVRTIRQVLRDIYDYAREFPYRTFFMVIVPLIATGVLQKLLGFIGIKLPKRIFGRLAKPPSFDGLKAHVIALIRVAKWAVKS; this is encoded by the coding sequence ATGGTCTGGTTCGACAAGGGTTCCACCGTCTCCTCCAACTCCAACTCCCGCTCCCACCGTCGCCGCTCTCCCTCGCACCGCTCCCACTCCCGCTCCAACTCCAACATGTACAAACACCAAGTCCCCTCCGTCCACAGCGTGCCTTCAAATTACAACTACGCCTACGGCTCAGACTCCAACGTCAACGCCCCCAGCACCGTCTCTGGCCGCAAAAGCCCCTCCGTCTACTCCGGCACCACAGCCGCGTCCTCCACCCGCCGCCGCGCGAAGCCCCGAAAGGGCTTTGTCAAGCGTGTTGTTCGCACGATCCGGCAGGTTCTCCGGGACATTTATGATTATGCGCGGGAGTTCCCTTACCGGACGTTCTTCATGGTCATTGTGCCGTTGATTGCGACGGGGGTGttgcagaagttgttgggGTTCATTGGGATTAAGTTGCCGAAGAGGATCTTTGGGAGATTGGCTAAGCCGCCTTCGTTTGATGGATTGAAGGCGCATGTCATTGCGTTGATTCGGGTTGCCAAGTGGGCTGTTAAGTCTTGA
- a CDS encoding Frag1/DRAM/Sfk1 family protein (COG:T;~EggNog:ENOG410PVZH;~InterPro:IPR019402;~PFAM:PF10277;~SECRETED:SignalP(1-18);~TransMembrane:5 (n3-13c18/19o42-63i84-106o118-138i150-175o187-208i)), which yields MWIAMLIAMLVVWAVADGAPVYSGSMEEGQTIAYISDVGAQHLKPLFVAGSVVTVVFLDLAFLAERWLRHAGQLVPNKGRFDKACAIGSIFFSIAGALGLILLSCFDTLRHPNKHEGFLAMFLAGYIISAILICAEYLRLGLFYRSQHRVLFASFVMKLTFIIVEIALAIAFGVTGKHKNQRNASAVLEWVIAFIFTGYVLSFVVDLLPSVRTRRHVPQGHKQIAMTQMGSNTTSVPANDNAVIEEPLTMDSTGPAAGYYRGQRI from the exons ATGTGGATAG CGATGTTGATCGCGATGCTGGTCGTTTGGGCAGTTGCAGACGGCGCCCCGGTTTACTCTGGTAGTATGGAAGAGGGGCAGACCATCGC ATACATCTCCGACGTTGGCGCCCAACATCTCAAACCCCTGTTCGTGGCCGGCAGCGTGGTGACAGTCGTGTTTCTTGATCTTGCGTTCCTGGCTGAGAGATGGTTGCGACACGCGGGTCAATTGGTGCCGAATAAGGGTCGTTTCGACAAGGCGTGTGCTATTGGGTCTATCTTTTTCTCGATCGCCGGTGCGCTGGGGTTGATCTTGTTGTCATGCTTTGATACTCTGCGGCATCCGAATAAGCATGAAGGATTCCTTGCTATGTTCCTTGCTGGATACATTATTAGCGCCATCCTGATTTGCGCCGAATATCTCCGTCTAGGTCTCTTTTACCGCTCGCAGCACCGGGTTTTGTTCGCTAGTTTCGTGATGAAATTAACTTTCATCATTGTCGAGATTGCCCTTGCTATTGCGTTCGGTGTTACCGGAAAGCACAAGAACCAGAGGAACGCGTCTGCTGTTCTTGAGTGGG TCATTGCTTTCATTTTCACCGGCTACGTCCTCTCCTTCGTCGTCGACTTGCTCCCCTCCGTCCGCACCCGTCGTCATGTCCCTCAAGGCCACAAGCAGATTGCAATGACACAGATGGGGTCCAACACTACAAGTGTCCCGGCAAATGACAATGCTGTTATCGAGGAGCCCTTAACGATGGACTCgacaggacctgccgccggATACTACCGTGGCCAGCGGATCTAA
- the POS5 gene encoding NADH kinase POS5 (BUSCO:EOG0926384F;~COG:G;~EggNog:ENOG410PI65;~InterPro:IPR016064,IPR017437,IPR002504;~PFAM:PF01513;~go_function: GO:0003951 - NAD+ kinase activity [Evidence IEA];~go_process: GO:0006741 - NADP biosynthetic process [Evidence IEA];~go_process: GO:0019674 - NAD metabolic process [Evidence IEA]), with product MRRDEIRDIESLPQRLLPGYQESHEGDLLSLQWPAPPRNIFIVKKDFAPSVTEALVEFSNHVTSTYPSTAIVLEPKTAEEVHSSLPFPVYSTRLDKKPSALHDKVDLTVTLGGDGTILRASSLFATCNNVPPVLSFGMGTLGFLSEWKFAEYKRAFREVYMSGAGVGDRAPVLEGPQATLAEDEGETRMGPTGWSSVRGKSMGTTRGARILMRNRLKVGLFTTDGKPVGKRLESVPSQGTPGSQGTYVMNEVLIHRGKEPHLAVVEVFVGGRFLTEAVADGIIISTPTGSTAYSLSSGGSIVHPLVPSVLLTPICARSLSFRPLVLPSSTPITLRLSEKNRGRELEVSIDGVNLGQGMAVGMEARVWNEVMRHGKNNWSGGVPSVMRRIMGEEAHEGWVGGLNGLLKFNYPFGEEQP from the exons ATGCGCCGTGATGAGATCAGAGATATCGAGTCTCTACCCCAGCGCTTACTGCCCGGATATCAAG AATCGCACGAGGGGGATCTTCTTTCACTCCAATGGCCGGCACCTCCTCGAAACATTTTCATCGTGAAAAAGGATTTTGCACCTTCCGTGACAGAAGCTCTAGTCGAATTTTCCAA TCATGTAACCTCTACATATCCGTCAACGGCCATTGTCCTCGAACCAAAGACCGCCGAAGAAGTACATTCGTCTCTCCCGTTCCCCGTCTACTCGACACGATTGGATAAGAAACCATCGGCGTTACATGATAAAGTTGATCTTACTGTTACACTCGGGGGCGATGGGACTATCCTACGAGCATCATCACTGTTTGCAACATGCAACAATGTGCCGCCGGTACTGTCCTTTGGAATGGGAACCCTGGGATTCTTGAGCGAATGGAAATTTGCCGAGTACAAACGGGCCTTCCGAGAAGTATACATGTCCGGGGCTGGAGTAGGCGATCGTGCCCCCGTTCTTGAAGGCCCTCAAGCAACCCTTGCGGAGGATGAGGGGGAAACACGAATGGGCCCAACTGGATGGTCGTCAGTGCGGGGGAAATCTATGGGTACTACTCGCGGGGCCCGCATATTGATGCGAAACCGCCTCAAGGTGGGCCTCTTTACgacagatggaaaaccagtGGGAAAGCGTTTAGAATCTGTACCATCGCAAGGAACTCCTGGGTCCCAGGGGACGTATGTGATGAACGAAGTGCTGATCCACCGGGGCAAAGAGCCGCATTTAGCGGTGGTCGAGGTATTTGTTGGGGGACGGTTTCTCACGGAGGCCGTGGCAGATGGGATCATTATCTCAACGCCAACTGGGAGTACAGCATATAGTTTGAGTAGTGGCGGGAGTATCGTTCATCCCTTAGTGCCATCGGTCCTGTTGACGCCGATTTGTGCGCGCAGTCTCAGCTTCCGGCCGCTGGTTCTGCCATCGAGTACACCGATTACACTGCGGTTGAGCGAGAAGAACCGCGGACGGGAGCTTGAGGTCAGCATTGACGGGGTAAATCTGGGCCAAGGAATGGCCGTTGGGATGGAGGCACGAGTGTGGAACGAGGTGATGCGGCATGGCAAGAACAACTGGTCCGGGGGTGTACCCAGCGTCATGCGACGTATCATGGGTGAAGAGGCTCACGAAGGCTGGGTGGGTGGATTGAACGGATTGCTGAAGTTCAACTACCCATTTGGCGAAGAGCAGCCCTAA
- a CDS encoding uncharacterized protein (COG:S;~EggNog:ENOG410Q2KF), giving the protein MTAQRIAEINDGEEDIHNGVRRSRRGRQRVYNGDADETGSVDGVEYDLYDDTDSTVAYAVQLAMQEREDWLVEKALERIRRAHVSGQKNIRLSSEEREALDRRRARQNGSKGSTTRQRSTMDSPNRGTNGRTRTRRGSNCRGSHQQTHSSPVISLDSDSDGDKKKNDSGDEVQIIDVVQRRVPVSPTPRTRTSGRSRGRR; this is encoded by the coding sequence ATGACAGCACAGCGGATTGCGGAAATCAAcgatggagaggaagatataCACAATGGGGTGCGACGGAGTAGACGGGGGCGACAAAGGGTATATAACGGCGATGCGGACGAAACAGGGTCGGTGGATGGCGTGGAATATGATCTTTACGATGATACGGATAGCACCGTGGCTTACGCGGTTCAACTGGCGATGCAGGAACGGGAGGACTGGTTGGTGGAAAAGGCATTGGAACGGATTCGGCGTGCGCATGTATCTGGACAGAAGAACATACGATTATCGTCGGAGGAGCGGGAGGCACTGGATCGCAGACGAGCGCGCCAGAATGGGTCGAAAGGTTCTACGACAAGACAACGGAGTACGATGGACAGTCCAAACAGGGGAACGAATGGCAGGACCCGAACACGGCGCGGCTCTAATTGCCGGGGGTCTCATCAACAAACTCATTCGTCTCCTGTGATTTCTCtcgactccgactccgatggtgacaaaaagaaaaatgataGTGGAGATGAAGTTCAGATCATCGATGTGGTGCAGCGCCGAGTGCCGGTCAGCCCTACGCCGCGGACGAGGACGAGTGGTCGTTCCCGTGGTCGTCGCTAA
- a CDS encoding putative COPII vesicles protein Yip3 (COG:U;~EggNog:ENOG410PMV2;~InterPro:IPR004895;~PFAM:PF03208;~TransMembrane:3 (o67-97i118-134o140-157i)): protein MQLPISALTSQFSDRFNSVRAQSISSRFANLRPVSEFLDVKRLSKPAHFGEVQSRVNYNLSYFSSNYAVVFVMLSIYSLLTNFLLLFVIILVTGGLYGIGKLEGRDLELGFARLNTSQLYTGLLVVAVPLGIWASPISTVLWLIGATGVTVFGHAALMDKPIENAFSEEAV from the coding sequence ATGCAGCTCCCTATCAGTGCCCTCACCTCGCAATTCAGCGATCGCTTCAACAGCGTCCGCGCTCAGTCCATCAGTTCGCGGTTCGCCAACCTCCGTCCTGTCTCCGAATTCCTCGACGTGAAGCGTCTCTCCAAGCCCGCTCACTTCGGTGAAGTTCAGAGTCGTGTGAACTACAACCTGTCCTACTTCTCCAGCAACTATGCCGTCGTCTTCGTCATGCTCAGCATCTACAGCTTGCTGACCAACTTCCTGCTCCTCTTCGTCATAATCCTCGTCACCGGTGGTCTCTACGGTATTGGGAAACTGGAAGGCCGTGATCTGGAACTGGGTTTCGCTCGTCTTAACACTTCTCAGCTCTACACTGGTCTGCTCGTCGTTGCGGTTCCCCTGGGTATTTGGGCCTCCCCTATCTCCACGGTGCTCTGGTTGATTGGTGCCACTGGTGTGACGGTGTTTGGCCACGCCGCGCTCATGGACAAGCCCATCGAAAATGCTTTTTCCGAGGAGGCGGTCTAG
- a CDS encoding uncharacterized protein (COG:S;~EggNog:ENOG410PI5Y;~InterPro:IPR024527;~PFAM:PF12757), with protein sequence MASESAGAAVASQHTSIPRSRSTRLADQAASAALYVTHPDRRLSVREPATANTQLFRDSTGHLDLSSASASAAILAHTRSKPLEVWRPSAQPAAEKAAYHARDYRAPEAIYVAKATPEGHKAATSAIRDRRSITSIPATPAGVNLDLSEAERTAGLQRRASEREKARLAATGAYNLSRRRASTTPSKPAVPEGQPLAASAAGASRGTVQDPTEINPLEDLDAANEASRLTHLTNTDSQLYGSRSRFPDDPEELRRRNVQRAAVVSMSRDMYNIIESKEEQPGTAAYAAQITQGRARSQKSLQQDGNINKALQQALNIQGLAHKRAQEKLALMHDENAAFQEYYGTTPQPPRPTLSVLRRRASSDTDMERSKEIRYQMSSLRTKLDAVDEKREKDRSQLMEAARRNVDAAIQDMDQWVYDSTGRAPPSVWEKYEEAAEERLKEEQQQQAQEYPDRVNIGAQRYIDMADVEAVARSRVQPTLDEIHDHAEKQRAKELEERLDAEQRQRREATERERDAELKAEEKRMRESLKKGPKSKKSKRGRAQEPPIEKAEATGAIGAGVGAGAGAGEGAAEAEPEAPVDTTTSGEDLPEMFRSQTAEGENGLVVPSTEPKETQPRRSESKLKNWFRGRRRTGRGSRGGRATEAAKEQPQAQKETSTAPVTGTGAGASTAEEAEGTEEAEATGTRDRSRSAALSSHPITGDELNEMQRRRSSVLSTNGEAPQRSPAKENGNGNRRSSWFRNSLMKPFSRNSESKANGNGVAAAGGATSKDSEIADPSEARQASTAANREDLRESAAEQGLPAPPAIGKEASNSTARESRFSEDL encoded by the exons ATGGCTAGTGAGTCCGCGGGAGCTGCCGTTGCTTCCCAGCACACCTCAATCCCTCGTTCCAGGTCGACTCGCCTGGCAGACCAGG CCGCCTCTGCTGCACTATACGTGACCCACCCAGATCGTCGATTATCCGTTCGCGAACCTGCTACCGCCAACACCCAGTTGTTCC GTGATTCAACCGGACATCTCGATCTCAGCAGCGCGTCCGCTTCGGCTGCCATTCTCGCTCACACGAGAAGTAAACCGTTAGAAGTCTGGAGACCGTCCGCGCAGCCCGCTGCGGAAAAGGCCGCCTACCATGCCCGCGACTACCGCGCTCCTGAAGCCATCTATGTGGCCAAAGCGACCCCAGAAGGACACAAGGCCGCGACCTCAGCCATCAGAGACCGGCGATCGATTACGAGCATCCCTGCAACGCCTGCCGGTGTGAACCTGGATCTTTCCGAAGCTGAGCGCACGGCCGGCCTACAGCGACGAGCGAGTGAGCGGGAAAAGGCACGTCTAGCCGCGACCGGGGCATATAATCTGAGCAGGAGACGAGCCAGCACGACCCCGAGTAAGCCCGCCGTTCCGGAAGGCCAGCCTCTTGCAGCCTCAGCAGCTGGTGCGTCCCGTGGAACAGTCCAGGATCCTACTGAAATCAACCCATTGGAAGACTTGGACGCTGCCAATGAAGCAAGTAGGCTTACACACTTGACCAACACCGACTCGCAACTCTACGGCTCGCGTTCACGCTTCCCTGACGACCCTGAAgaattgagaagaagaaatgtgCAGCGTGCAGCGGTGGTTTCCATGTCGCGCGACATGTACAACATTATCGAGTCAAAGGAAGAACAACCGGGTACGGCGGCATACGCTGCTCAGATAACACAAGGTCGCGCACGCTCGCAGAAGTCGCTTCAACAAGATGGCAATATCAACAAGGCACTGCAGCAAGCACTTAATATACAAGGTCTCGCACACAAACGGGCCCAAGAGAAACTGGCATTGATGCACGACGAGAATGCCGCCTTCCAGGAATATTACGGTACAACTCCTCAGCCGCCACGTCCCACCTTGAGCGTTCTTCGGAGAAGAGCCTCCAGTGACACGGACATGGAGCGATCCAAGGAAATCCGGTATCAGATGTCATCGCTGCGGACCAAGTTGGACGCGGTGGATGAAAAGCGAGAGAAGGATCGTTCTCAGCTCATGGAAGCTGCCAGGAGAAATGTGGACGCCGCAATTCAAGACATGGACCAGTGGGTCTACGACTCGACTGGTCGAGCGCCACCATCTGTGTGGGAGAAATACGAAGAGGCGGCCGAGGAGCGCCTGAAGGaagagcagcaacagcaagctCAAGAATATCCTGATCGAGTCAACATCGGTGCGCAACGGTACATCGACATGGCCGATGTTGAGGCCGTTGCCCGGTCTCGGGTTCAGCCTACTCTTGACGAGATTCACGACCACGCGGAGAAACAGAGAGCCAAGGAATTGGAAGAACGTCTAGATGCGGAGCAGAGGCAAAGACGTGAAGCTACCGAACGTGAGAGGGATGCTGAATTGAAAGCTGAGGAGAAGCGGATGAGGG AATCCCTGAAGAAAGGACCCAAGAGCAAAAAATCGAAGCGAGGCCGTGCCCAAGAGCCTCCCATTGAAAAGGCAGAAGCCACCGGGGCTATTGGAGCTGGAGTTGGAGCTGGAGCCGGAGCCGGTGAAGGAGCCGCAGAAGCTGAACCAGAAGCACCCGTTGACACCACGACATCAGGAGAAGATTTACCAGAGATGTTTCGATCCCAAACTGCTGAAGGAGAAAACGGGCTCGTGGTACCTAGCACTGAACCGAAAGAAACACAGCCGCGCAGGTCTGAATCAAAATTGAAGAACTGGTTCCGTGGTCGACGTCGCACAGGCCGTGGATCCCGGGGTGGACGGGCAACCGAAGCAGCCAAGGAACAACCCCAAGCCCAGAAAGAAACAAGCACAGCACCAGTCACTGGCACCGGTGCTGGTGCCAGTACAGCTGAAGAAGCCGAAGGgacagaagaagcagaagctaCAGGTACCCGGGATCGTTCCCGAAGTGCAGCACTCAGTTCTCACCCGATTACTGGGGATGAGCTGAATGAGATGCAGCGTAGACGCTCCTCTGTGCTCAGCACCAATGGAGAAGCTCCGCAGCGGTCACCTGCTAAAGAGAATGGGAACGGGAACCGACGATCCTCTTGGTTCCGGAACAGCCTGATGAAGCCATTCTCACGGAATAGCGAGTCCAAGGCAAACGGCAACGGCgtcgcagcagcaggaggcgCAACATCAAAGGACTCCGAAATAGCTGACCCTTCTGAGGCTCGACAAGCATCAACAGCTGCAAACCGAGAAGATCTCCGCGAAAGCGCCGCTGAGCAGGGCTTGCCCGCACCACCTGCCATTGGCAAGGAGGCGAGTAATAGTACTGCTCGGGAGTCACGATTTTCAGAAGATCTGTAA
- a CDS encoding uncharacterized protein (COG:S;~EggNog:ENOG410PWY3;~InterPro:IPR040410;~TransMembrane:8 (i12-32o47-67i79-97o136-157i178-202o214-235i247-266o278-304i)), whose amino-acid sequence MYRPTAKKEWWFCGTLTVQALLTIALETYILVEWERWVTPNITQVPISYAVPIGMGILVFACVYEAILALDAIHHKNNILLFAICIFNVCSNIFAAMRCVSMQHTTARLFAESAWAVPLLVNSSWDVWPRIQPAEILVPVITSLGTGLLWPCAYYLHREYSWAIYKCVHGSSEIRMRYLAYEIYLVLIKLDFYFLVGFIIQYDLVDVHFNEPEYTLTMLLIPAAFVTMVLGIYFVQHERTYCMIPIVACYLGLIAYLLSRIIVLYGDGPRANVIGKDMMLLFAIIALVFTVGTLVCAIICMTNFNRGLKMVNKRKDVARESYMLKGAEVDTSYQGRASRMSLD is encoded by the exons ATGTATAGACCAACGGCCAAGAAAGAGTGGTGGTTCTGCGGAACGCTCACCGTCCAGGCCCTCTTAACCATCGCGCTTGAAAC GTACATCCTCGTGGAATGGGAACGATGGGTAACCCCCAACATCACCCAGGTCCCCATCTCCTACGCCGTCCCGATAGGCATGGGCATCCTGGTATTCGCTTGTGTCTACGAAGCAATCCTCGCGCTCGACGCCATACATCACAAGAACAACATCCTGCTATTCGCAATCTGCATATTCAACGTCTGCAGTAACATCTTCGCTGCAATGCGGTGCGTCTCGATGCAACACACCACCGCCAGGTTGTTCGCGGAGAGCGCGTGGGCAGTTCCTTTGTTGGTGAATTCTTCCTGGGACGTCTGGCCGAGGATTCAGCCGGCTGAGATTCTAGTCCCGGTTATTACGAGCTTGGGGACGGGGTTGCTGTGGCCGTGTGCGTATTATCTGCATCGAGAGTATTCGTGGGCGATTTATAAGTGTGTGCATGGGAGTTCGGAGATTCGGATGCGATATTTGGCATATGAG ATCTACCTCGTCCTGATCAAACTTGACTTCTACTTCCTCGTCGGCTTCATCATCCAATACGACCTGGTCGACGTGCACTTCAACGAACCCGAGTACACCCTAACCATGCTCCTCATCCCAGCCGCTTTTGTCACCATGGTCCTCGGGATCTACTTCGTCCAGCACGAGCGCACCTACTGCATGATTCCCATTGTCGCATGCTACCTAGGCCTAATAGCTTACCTCCTCAGCCGGATCATCGTGCTCTACGGGGACGGTCCACGCGCCAACGTCATTGGAAAGGATATGATGCTTCTTTTTGCGATTATAGCGCTGGTATTCACAGTCGGGACTCTTGTGTGTGCGATTATTTGCATGACGAATTTCAATCGCGGGTTGAAGATGGTTAACAAGCGGAAGGACGTTGCGCGGGAATCGTATATGTTGAAGGGTGCGGAGGTTGATACTTCTTATCAGGGGCGGGCGTCGCGGATGTCGTTGGATTAG